Proteins found in one Phoenicibacter congonensis genomic segment:
- a CDS encoding DUF4268 domain-containing protein, protein MKYNLDKLKKVELRDVWPHEALDFTKWLSEEPNLAILSAAVGIELELIETESSVGSFNVDIYAQEAGTGRKVVIENQLEDTNHDHLGKVITYAAGKGAEVVVWVVARARDEHRQAIEWLNQHTDSDFGFFLVEIELWSIGGSLPAPRFNVVEQPNEWTKAIKLSEGLSETERVKLSYWTKYREVAQATPEFLKAFNPQKPSKDHWTTLRCGTSAYHIALLIDTQHGRIGIEFYAPDDKEIGHKAIDNTDLFEERLGLMATPFDAKKASGLRFYKDGCKIKNNEAAWPKFISEQLEWALIMKKLIAELGL, encoded by the coding sequence ATGAAATACAACCTCGACAAGCTCAAGAAGGTCGAGCTGCGTGACGTGTGGCCGCACGAGGCACTCGACTTCACAAAGTGGCTCTCTGAAGAGCCAAATCTTGCCATATTGAGCGCTGCAGTCGGCATTGAACTCGAACTTATAGAGACCGAGTCGTCGGTAGGCTCGTTCAACGTCGACATCTATGCGCAGGAAGCCGGCACCGGACGCAAGGTGGTCATTGAGAACCAGCTCGAGGACACCAACCACGACCACCTAGGCAAAGTTATCACTTACGCCGCCGGCAAGGGCGCCGAGGTTGTCGTGTGGGTGGTGGCTCGCGCACGCGACGAGCACCGTCAGGCCATCGAGTGGCTCAACCAGCACACCGATAGCGATTTCGGGTTCTTCCTAGTGGAGATAGAGCTGTGGTCCATTGGAGGCTCCTTGCCCGCTCCGCGTTTCAACGTAGTCGAGCAGCCTAACGAGTGGACGAAGGCCATCAAGCTCAGCGAGGGCCTCTCCGAGACCGAGCGCGTCAAGCTATCGTACTGGACCAAATATCGTGAGGTGGCCCAGGCGACGCCTGAGTTTTTGAAGGCGTTCAACCCGCAGAAGCCTTCGAAAGACCATTGGACCACGTTGCGTTGCGGTACGTCCGCCTACCATATCGCGCTGCTTATAGACACGCAACACGGCAGAATCGGCATCGAGTTCTACGCGCCCGACGACAAGGAAATCGGCCACAAGGCCATCGACAACACCGATTTGTTTGAAGAACGCCTTGGCCTTATGGCCACACCCTTTGACGCCAAGAAGGCGTCAGGGCTTCGCTTCTACAAAGACGGCTGCAAGATCAAGAACAACGAGGCCGCCTGGCCGAAATTCATATCAGAGCAGCTCGAATGGGCCCTCATCATGAAGAAGCTGATTGCCGAGCTTGGGCTTTAG
- a CDS encoding AbiH family protein, with translation MSNDIPNFPASAQNALKGIKSDNFLANIKPVLSDYEPIKYEPLTFKPGWHQLVVIGNGFDLECGLASGFSSFFKARAAAFKKPVKGQGLGNLVFTETIWDKVLSSMKDSNWCDIEGAIADWIAPKNKEGKRSKSKFEKTLHKLANPTGFYDTDKVEDSVALFLEKRYQHHGPWNSENLLQITREDLAKLESDFDRYLWDEVETSKGYKEKVGELMSEIILNQRPSKDKYDVEESILSFNYTRAINQFRSDEHDTEYVNIHGRLGGEIVFGIDGTDRMDNPMALPFTKTYRLMALDLPDVEKLVHVPTSGVPMADGTKMIKFYGHSLSEADYSYFQAIFDSVKLYEGDTRLVFYFRPHKLPSGCMQDENCARKEMMEKVIRLLTAYGLTLYNKDHGKNLIHKLLIEGRLSVSLLENNVRRL, from the coding sequence TTGAGCAATGATATTCCCAACTTTCCCGCCTCGGCGCAAAACGCACTTAAAGGAATCAAATCCGATAACTTTCTAGCCAATATCAAGCCCGTACTCTCTGACTACGAGCCCATAAAATATGAGCCCCTCACTTTCAAGCCTGGCTGGCACCAGCTCGTTGTTATCGGTAACGGCTTTGACCTAGAATGCGGGCTAGCGTCGGGTTTCTCGAGCTTTTTTAAAGCCCGAGCTGCCGCTTTCAAAAAACCCGTCAAAGGGCAGGGTCTGGGCAACCTGGTTTTCACTGAAACCATTTGGGATAAAGTTCTCTCGTCTATGAAGGATTCGAATTGGTGCGATATAGAGGGGGCTATAGCCGATTGGATTGCTCCAAAAAATAAAGAAGGTAAAAGGTCAAAGTCGAAGTTCGAAAAAACCCTACATAAATTGGCAAATCCAACAGGATTCTACGACACCGACAAAGTGGAAGATTCTGTAGCCCTGTTTTTAGAAAAACGCTATCAGCACCATGGGCCCTGGAACTCAGAGAACCTGCTTCAGATAACACGTGAGGACCTGGCCAAGCTGGAATCAGACTTCGATAGATATCTTTGGGATGAAGTCGAGACCTCGAAGGGTTACAAGGAAAAGGTCGGCGAATTGATGTCGGAAATCATCCTTAACCAAAGGCCTTCAAAAGATAAATACGACGTGGAGGAAAGCATCCTCAGCTTCAACTACACAAGAGCTATCAACCAATTTCGTTCCGACGAACATGATACGGAGTACGTCAATATCCACGGAAGGCTTGGTGGAGAGATTGTCTTCGGAATCGATGGAACGGATAGGATGGACAACCCCATGGCTCTTCCATTCACCAAAACCTACAGACTCATGGCACTCGATCTCCCGGATGTTGAAAAACTCGTTCATGTTCCAACATCCGGCGTTCCCATGGCTGACGGAACCAAGATGATCAAATTCTACGGTCACTCCCTCAGTGAAGCAGACTACTCATACTTCCAAGCTATATTCGACTCCGTAAAGCTGTATGAGGGGGATACGCGCCTCGTTTTTTATTTCAGGCCCCATAAGCTACCGAGCGGCTGCATGCAGGATGAAAATTGCGCCAGAAAAGAAATGATGGAAAAGGTGATTCGCCTGCTTACGGCCTACGGCCTCACGCTGTACAATAAAGACCACGGCAAGAACCTTATCCATAAGCTGCTTATAGAAGGCAGGTTGTCGGTTAGCCTCTTGGAAAACAACGTTCGTAGACTATAG
- a CDS encoding DUF4238 domain-containing protein produces the protein MSKLPGKMTRKQHWVPRFYLRHFADSSGQLHAYSRQKDSFFRTNCENLCSMRDLYEVVHADAAGDATDRFYAQNLIEVKLSEFESRIAPLYDRFLERQKEGQPEGEGYSDGKAVVCELAANIIVRHPVSMRTDKKWSREAAEELLKNVHLTPYEFGLLDWSGWRGDSQAVVELAAAATMLFSNDDNVPVNRIRKALFEKSFSIIRASVGSGFVTASMPMFIIGPEDDSYDFHLAYMPLNSKYAAVFSDRPLLPPFTRLEFSGTAYMNRLLLLNCEHWDVAISRESGPLEHAVRDWRYQTLKTPAGQKG, from the coding sequence ATGTCGAAGCTGCCCGGAAAGATGACGCGAAAGCAGCACTGGGTGCCGCGGTTCTACCTGCGCCATTTTGCGGATTCTTCCGGGCAGCTGCATGCCTACAGCAGGCAGAAGGACTCCTTCTTCCGCACGAATTGCGAGAATCTTTGCAGCATGCGCGATCTTTATGAAGTCGTGCATGCTGATGCGGCAGGCGATGCGACAGACAGATTCTATGCGCAGAACCTCATCGAGGTTAAGCTATCCGAGTTCGAAAGCCGCATTGCACCGCTTTACGATCGCTTTTTGGAACGCCAGAAAGAAGGGCAGCCCGAAGGCGAAGGGTATTCTGATGGAAAAGCCGTCGTTTGCGAGCTGGCGGCAAACATCATCGTCCGCCATCCTGTCAGCATGCGTACCGACAAAAAATGGTCACGCGAGGCTGCCGAAGAGCTGCTCAAAAACGTTCATCTGACACCCTATGAGTTCGGATTGCTCGATTGGTCGGGTTGGCGCGGGGATTCCCAAGCGGTAGTCGAGCTTGCCGCCGCCGCAACCATGCTCTTCTCCAACGATGACAATGTGCCAGTTAACCGTATTCGGAAGGCTTTATTTGAGAAGAGCTTCTCCATCATTAGGGCATCCGTCGGCTCAGGGTTCGTTACGGCGTCGATGCCCATGTTCATCATCGGGCCCGAGGACGACTCGTATGATTTCCATCTCGCGTATATGCCGTTGAACAGTAAGTATGCTGCAGTTTTTTCTGATAGACCTCTCTTACCGCCGTTTACGAGACTCGAATTTTCGGGCACCGCGTACATGAACCGACTCCTTCTGCTCAACTGCGAGCATTGGGATGTCGCCATATCGAGGGAAAGCGGCCCGCTCGAGCACGCAGTACGCGATTGGAGATATCAAACCTTGAAAACTCCTGCAGGCCAGAAAGGGTGA
- a CDS encoding type III restriction-modification system endonuclease, with protein sequence MASLEFKFSSNQQHQLEAIEATCDLFRGQQFASSSFMVNYADYGQDKLFSDGVLPGGQAELFDTVGHGNELRVAPGQLLDNLHSVQEDGCLPATDVLTDGRLRDFTVEMETGTGKTYVYIRSIYELNRRYGITKFVIVVPSVAIREGVLKSFQTTRRHFETLYDHTPLDYFVYDSKDMGAVGNFATSSSIQVMIINIDAFNKGLEKDGTAKEGNLFHRPSEKLAGGFSPRELVSACKPVVIIDEPQSVDNTKQAKAAIRSLNPLFVLRYSATHKQAYNMIYRLTPVDAFERHLVKGICVDSIKAEANLNGAYVRLESVKADPFSAKVSIDVRQPDGTQKRKAVTVKTGADLYQKSGENSDYESGWVVNNIGAADGEEFIEFQNGEVLELGDALGDVNEEVVKRAQIRRTIVDHLARQFELWPRGVKALSLFFIDRVDRYRVYEPEVHGGLYAQMFEEEYADALSSKAPPRIAKAAGVGRGTWLECYEAVGAPLVRDPHAVHQGYFAKDNKGKFKDSKETASTAGDVGAFELIMQKKETLISFPDGKDVDKDVSFVFSHSALKEGWDNPNVFQICTLVETKDNLTKRQKIGRGLRLCVNQDGERLYDSEANVLTVIANESYDDFANGLQKELEADDFKFGVITPESFTKVTVKSANGVEERLGYEKSKQVYDHLVATGMVDDKGAVTPELKAAAEEGKVDLPAELEPAKEQVEAIIIHKSQRVQIRDKAKEVSVELQKDVTLDPAFQALWDRIRQRTRFQVEVDSDKLIERAIEAVDGMLAVRPPQVTSERASLGIDDAGVSAEGTGTSVVSVSGKVKYDLPDPIAELQDAVGLTRGTIKAILEGCSRFDEFEIDPATFLAQVGDKINRVKNDLIAQGIKYVRLPEDEWYTMRDLELDDYTAYLGQNAWKPDVTGKSLYNYVVYDSAGVERSFAEALDKQEEVLVFAKLPSSFKIDTPLGSYNPDWAYVEEADGERRVYFVTETKGGKNGEPALRDAEKIKIGCAKKHFEALELGDDFHYNVRMSYQYEAVKA encoded by the coding sequence ATGGCGTCGCTCGAGTTCAAATTTTCATCCAATCAACAGCATCAGCTGGAGGCTATAGAGGCAACCTGTGACCTGTTCCGCGGGCAGCAGTTCGCCAGCAGCAGCTTCATGGTCAACTATGCCGATTATGGCCAAGACAAACTATTCAGCGACGGCGTGTTGCCTGGCGGACAGGCGGAACTGTTCGACACCGTTGGCCACGGCAACGAGCTCCGCGTGGCGCCCGGCCAGCTCCTCGACAATCTACACTCCGTGCAGGAGGATGGCTGCCTCCCGGCAACCGACGTCCTCACCGACGGACGCCTGCGAGACTTCACCGTCGAGATGGAGACGGGCACCGGCAAGACCTACGTGTACATCCGCTCCATCTACGAGCTGAACCGCCGCTACGGCATCACCAAGTTCGTCATCGTCGTGCCGAGCGTTGCCATCCGCGAGGGCGTGCTCAAGAGCTTCCAGACCACGCGCAGGCACTTCGAGACGCTCTACGACCACACGCCACTCGACTACTTCGTGTACGACTCGAAGGACATGGGGGCGGTGGGGAACTTCGCCACGTCGAGTTCCATCCAGGTCATGATCATCAACATCGACGCGTTCAACAAGGGACTGGAAAAAGACGGCACCGCGAAGGAGGGCAACCTCTTCCACCGTCCCAGCGAGAAGCTCGCCGGCGGCTTCAGCCCGCGCGAGCTCGTGAGCGCCTGCAAGCCCGTCGTCATCATCGACGAGCCCCAGAGCGTCGACAACACCAAGCAGGCCAAGGCCGCCATCAGGAGCCTGAACCCGCTGTTCGTGCTGCGCTACTCGGCCACGCACAAGCAGGCCTACAACATGATCTACCGCCTCACGCCAGTCGACGCCTTCGAGCGCCACCTGGTGAAGGGCATCTGCGTAGACTCTATCAAGGCCGAGGCTAACCTCAATGGCGCGTACGTGAGGCTCGAGTCCGTAAAGGCTGACCCGTTCTCCGCCAAGGTGTCCATCGACGTGCGCCAGCCCGACGGCACGCAGAAGCGCAAGGCCGTCACGGTGAAGACCGGCGCCGACCTCTACCAGAAGAGCGGCGAGAACAGCGACTACGAGAGCGGCTGGGTCGTCAACAACATCGGCGCCGCCGACGGCGAAGAGTTCATAGAGTTCCAGAACGGTGAGGTGCTCGAGCTGGGCGATGCGCTGGGGGACGTCAACGAGGAGGTCGTCAAGCGCGCGCAGATCCGTCGCACCATCGTGGACCATCTAGCCCGCCAGTTCGAACTGTGGCCGCGCGGCGTGAAGGCGCTCTCGCTCTTCTTCATCGACCGCGTGGACCGCTACCGCGTATACGAGCCCGAGGTCCACGGCGGCCTGTACGCCCAGATGTTCGAGGAGGAGTACGCAGATGCCCTGAGCTCGAAGGCACCTCCTCGCATCGCTAAGGCAGCGGGTGTCGGCCGTGGCACGTGGCTTGAGTGCTACGAGGCCGTCGGCGCCCCGCTGGTGCGCGACCCCCACGCCGTGCACCAAGGTTATTTCGCCAAGGACAATAAGGGCAAATTCAAGGACTCCAAAGAAACCGCCAGCACTGCCGGTGACGTTGGGGCCTTCGAGCTCATCATGCAGAAGAAGGAGACGCTCATCTCCTTCCCGGACGGCAAGGATGTGGACAAGGACGTCTCTTTCGTCTTCAGTCACTCCGCGCTCAAGGAGGGCTGGGACAACCCCAACGTGTTCCAGATCTGCACGCTCGTCGAGACCAAGGACAACCTCACCAAGCGCCAGAAGATCGGTAGGGGTCTGCGCCTGTGCGTGAATCAGGATGGCGAGCGCCTGTACGACTCAGAGGCGAACGTGCTCACCGTCATCGCGAACGAGAGCTACGACGACTTCGCCAACGGCCTTCAGAAGGAACTCGAGGCGGATGACTTCAAGTTCGGCGTCATCACCCCGGAGAGTTTCACGAAGGTTACGGTCAAGAGCGCTAATGGCGTCGAGGAGCGCCTGGGCTACGAGAAGTCCAAGCAGGTCTACGACCACCTCGTCGCGACCGGCATGGTCGACGACAAGGGCGCGGTTACTCCCGAGCTGAAGGCAGCGGCCGAGGAGGGCAAGGTGGATCTTCCCGCCGAGCTCGAGCCAGCGAAGGAGCAGGTCGAGGCGATCATCATTCACAAGTCCCAGAGGGTACAGATTCGCGACAAGGCCAAGGAGGTCTCTGTCGAGCTGCAGAAGGACGTCACGCTCGACCCTGCGTTCCAGGCCCTGTGGGACCGCATCCGCCAGCGCACGCGCTTCCAGGTCGAGGTAGACTCCGACAAGCTCATCGAACGCGCCATCGAGGCGGTCGACGGCATGCTCGCCGTGCGCCCGCCCCAGGTGACGAGCGAGCGCGCCTCTCTGGGCATCGACGACGCGGGCGTGAGCGCCGAGGGCACGGGTACCTCCGTGGTGTCCGTTTCGGGAAAGGTGAAATACGACCTTCCCGACCCGATTGCAGAGCTTCAGGACGCCGTCGGGCTCACCCGCGGCACCATCAAGGCAATCCTCGAGGGCTGCAGCCGCTTCGACGAGTTCGAGATCGATCCCGCGACCTTCCTCGCGCAGGTCGGCGACAAGATCAACCGCGTGAAGAACGACCTCATCGCCCAGGGCATCAAGTACGTGCGCCTTCCCGAGGACGAGTGGTACACCATGCGCGACCTCGAGCTCGACGACTATACCGCCTACCTCGGGCAGAACGCGTGGAAGCCGGATGTGACGGGCAAGAGCCTGTACAACTACGTTGTCTACGATTCGGCGGGGGTCGAGCGCTCCTTTGCCGAGGCACTCGACAAGCAGGAGGAGGTGCTCGTGTTCGCGAAGCTCCCTTCGTCGTTCAAGATCGACACGCCGCTCGGCAGCTACAACCCCGACTGGGCGTATGTCGAGGAGGCCGACGGCGAGCGCCGCGTGTACTTCGTGACCGAGACCAAGGGCGGCAAGAACGGCGAACCTGCCCTGCGCGACGCGGAGAAGATCAAGATCGGCTGCGCCAAGAAGCACTTCGAGGCGCTGGAGCTTGGAGATGACTTCCACTACAACGTGCGCATGTCGTATCAATACGAGGCGGTGAAGGCTTAG
- a CDS encoding site-specific DNA-methyltransferase yields MLKLLQRGYHGKVKMIYIDPPYNTGHDFVYKDKFGDTIENYKEQAGLAVQSNADTSGRYHSDWCSMMYPRLRLARELLSDDGVIIISISDAECSNLKSLLDEIFGEKNFCGDVIWNSTKSVTNTALISVSHTYNFIYFKNMDYFVRNRSDFRLRDDGEGFSNPDNDPRGPWKADPFQVGGWRPNQQYEITNPNTGVIYTPNPGRSWKNDYARFLELEKDGRIVFGSTGEGGPQRKRFLTEAVDRGKVAKTWWDDVETTTNGTQLVKKLFDGVAVFDNPKPVGLIRRFMELATNKDCIVLDFFSGSCTTGQALFEANYEDSGNRRLIAVQLPEVLNEDSFAYKAGYLTLCDIGEERIRRAGNKIKNELEESNRQLKLGEAPKQLPDIGFRVFVLDDSGIERPDPGQLMLDVVKSDRTELDIVFEMMLKWGLELTLPVEKSEAAGYPIWSVACDELVCCMSRGLTIEALEAIADMEPRRVLILDSVLDDTLKLNALQIFKHAGERMGCEIELRTV; encoded by the coding sequence GTGCTGAAGCTCCTGCAGCGCGGCTACCACGGTAAGGTCAAGATGATTTACATCGACCCACCCTACAACACGGGTCATGATTTTGTTTATAAGGACAAATTCGGCGACACGATTGAAAACTACAAAGAACAGGCCGGTCTTGCTGTCCAGTCCAACGCCGATACGAGCGGTCGCTACCACAGCGACTGGTGCTCCATGATGTATCCCAGACTGAGGCTGGCTCGCGAGCTATTGAGCGATGACGGCGTCATTATTATCAGCATTAGTGATGCCGAGTGCTCTAACTTAAAGTCTCTTCTTGACGAAATATTTGGAGAAAAAAATTTCTGCGGTGATGTTATTTGGAATTCAACCAAGTCGGTAACAAATACTGCACTAATTTCCGTTTCGCATACCTATAACTTCATTTATTTCAAGAACATGGACTACTTTGTCAGGAATAGATCCGATTTTAGGCTCCGTGACGATGGAGAGGGCTTTTCCAACCCAGATAACGACCCACGTGGCCCCTGGAAAGCAGACCCCTTCCAGGTCGGAGGATGGCGACCTAATCAACAATATGAGATTACTAATCCTAATACCGGCGTTATATATACGCCGAACCCAGGACGTAGCTGGAAGAATGATTATGCTCGTTTCCTTGAGTTAGAGAAAGACGGGCGTATCGTATTTGGGTCTACTGGAGAGGGTGGGCCACAAAGAAAAAGGTTTCTGACGGAAGCGGTTGACCGCGGGAAGGTCGCAAAAACTTGGTGGGACGATGTAGAGACAACCACAAATGGCACTCAGCTCGTAAAGAAACTATTTGACGGCGTTGCGGTTTTCGACAACCCGAAACCCGTGGGTTTGATTCGTAGGTTTATGGAGCTAGCTACAAACAAAGACTGCATTGTCCTTGATTTTTTCTCTGGCTCCTGCACGACTGGCCAAGCGCTGTTCGAGGCTAATTACGAGGATTCCGGAAATAGACGTCTAATCGCAGTCCAGCTGCCCGAGGTGCTCAATGAGGACTCATTTGCTTACAAGGCAGGTTATCTAACTCTCTGTGACATCGGCGAAGAACGCATCCGTCGTGCAGGGAACAAGATTAAGAACGAGCTCGAGGAATCCAACCGTCAGCTTAAGCTTGGTGAGGCGCCCAAACAGCTGCCCGACATTGGCTTCCGCGTGTTCGTGCTCGATGACTCAGGCATCGAGCGCCCTGATCCCGGTCAGCTCATGCTCGATGTGGTGAAGTCCGATCGCACAGAGCTCGACATCGTCTTCGAGATGATGCTCAAGTGGGGCCTAGAGCTCACGCTGCCCGTCGAGAAGTCCGAAGCCGCCGGCTATCCCATCTGGTCTGTCGCTTGCGACGAGCTCGTCTGCTGCATGTCCCGAGGCCTCACCATCGAAGCTCTCGAGGCCATTGCCGACATGGAGCCCAGGCGCGTTCTCATCCTCGACTCCGTTCTCGACGACACGCTCAAACTCAACGCCTTGCAGATCTTCAAGCACGCCGGCGAGCGCATGGGCTGCGAGATTGAACTGAGGACGGTCTAG
- a CDS encoding DUF4391 domain-containing protein, with protein sequence MSGVDWNGILRLPEAALAGCRRIPKTVLVKQAMLTKTEQKRLDKVARLEHFATVQKSTTRIPPYEDDDHNVQSVVFLRCEMAAGTMAVAEVAELVHKCFPNPTALLVEAGGCACVSVALTRKSQAEQGATVVDRIEATGAFDPYSPEYADFLGVLAFERLSQGDLWEYLLDMARAVALSRAIGGLGFYPACPARDREKLIALTSRYDELGASVKRMKEQRRSKDITLNESAKLRMEMKEEERRLRAVADEIKEICNG encoded by the coding sequence ATGAGCGGCGTCGACTGGAACGGGATCCTGCGCCTGCCCGAAGCGGCGCTCGCGGGATGCCGCCGCATCCCCAAGACGGTGCTCGTCAAGCAGGCGATGCTCACCAAGACCGAGCAGAAGAGGCTTGACAAGGTTGCGCGCCTCGAGCATTTCGCCACGGTCCAGAAGTCCACGACGCGCATCCCGCCGTACGAGGACGACGATCACAACGTGCAGAGCGTCGTCTTCCTTCGCTGCGAGATGGCAGCCGGGACCATGGCTGTTGCGGAGGTGGCGGAGCTCGTGCACAAGTGCTTCCCGAACCCGACGGCGCTCCTGGTCGAGGCGGGCGGCTGCGCGTGCGTGTCGGTCGCCCTTACGCGAAAGAGCCAGGCCGAGCAGGGCGCGACGGTCGTCGATCGGATCGAGGCGACAGGCGCGTTCGACCCGTACAGCCCGGAATACGCGGACTTCCTAGGCGTGCTGGCGTTCGAGCGGCTCTCGCAGGGCGATCTCTGGGAGTACCTGCTCGACATGGCGCGCGCCGTAGCGCTGTCCCGCGCGATCGGCGGCCTGGGGTTCTACCCTGCATGCCCTGCTCGAGACCGGGAAAAACTGATCGCCCTCACGTCGCGCTACGATGAGCTGGGAGCCTCCGTCAAGCGGATGAAGGAACAGCGACGGTCGAAGGATATAACGCTCAACGAGTCCGCGAAGCTGAGGATGGAAATGAAGGAAGAGGAGCGACGCCTGAGGGCGGTCGCCGATGAGATAAAGGAGATCTGTAATGGCTGA